A window of Ipomoea triloba cultivar NCNSP0323 chromosome 2, ASM357664v1 contains these coding sequences:
- the LOC116010631 gene encoding trafficking protein particle complex subunit 6b-like produces MGREVSESCVESLLTEIVSSYCNGFYADKPELAARRIEAIGFQVGHQLSERYTMERPRFSDHLEAIKFICKDFWSELFKKQIDNLKTNHRGTFVLQDNEFRWLSRMPMDPSLETSGSIQDPSAMAENKAAQATGMHLYFPCGIIRGALSNLGISCAVSADISNLPACSFVVRIKV; encoded by the exons ATGGGGAGGGAGGTATCAGAGAGCTGCGTGGAGAGTCTTCTAACCGAGATTGTTTCTTCTTACTGCAATGGCTTCTATGCCGACAAGCCGGAGCTCGCCGCCCGCCGCATTGAAGCCATCGGATTTCAAGTTGGTCACCAGCTTTCTGAAAG ATACACAATGGAACGACCTCGATTCAGTGACCATTTGGAAGCTATCAAGTTCATTTGCAAGGATTTCTGGTCTGAGCTCTTTAAGAAACAAATAGACAACCTAAAGACAAACCACAGA GGTACCTTCGTGTTGCAAGATAATGAGTTTCGTTGGCTATCTCGGATGCCAATGGATCCATCTCTTGAAACTTCTGGTTCTATTCAAGATCCTTCAGCCATGGCTGAGAACAAAGCTGCACAAGCAACAGGCATGCATCTCTATTTCCCTTGTGGAATCATCAGGGGTGCACTTTCAAATCTGGGAATTTCCTGTGCAGTATCCGCAGATATATCTAACCTGCCTGCAT GTTCATTTGTGGTACGTATTAAGGTTTGA
- the LOC116004228 gene encoding LOB domain-containing protein 20-like, producing MDAQSHPHSDGSASSDAAPRRKCTGKRAAPEPGATPPPAPAPAPAAITIQAPCGACKFLRRKCVSSCIFAPHFGSDQGAARFAAVHKVFGASNVSKLLLHIPANRRHDAVVTISYEAQARLSDPVYGCVSTILTLQQQVASLQAELAMVQTQIMNSRFAVANALQTSQQQHQHQHQQQQQHLQQHAAALQPAYSNTSSASNNLLNISNFSSNFDLTSGAPNFDPIVQLSHPSQEEEEDEEQSHNPIAFTNHMFR from the exons ATGGATGCCCAGTCCCACCCGCATAGCGACGGCAGCGCTTCCTCCGACGCTGCCCCTCGGCGTAAATGCACGGGGAAGCGAGCGGCTCCGGAGCCCGGAGCTACACCACCTCCGGCTCCTGCTCCGGCGCCGGCGGCCATCACAATACAAGCCCCTTGCGGTGCATGCAAGTTCCTGAGGAGGAAATGCGTGAGTAGTTGCATCTTTGCCCCCCATTTTGGCTCCGATCAAGGGGCCGCCCGCTTCGCCGCCGTCCACAAGGTGTTCGGCGCCAGCAATGTCTCCAAGCTTCTCTTGCACATCCCGGCAAACCGCCGCCACGACGCCGTCGTCACCATCTCCTACGAGGCTCAGGCCAGGCTCTCCGACCCCGTTTACGGTTGTGTCTCAACAATCCTCACCCTGCAGCAACAG GTGGCATCTCTTCAAGCAGAGCTTGCAATGGTACAAACACAGATAATGAACAGCAGATTTGCAGTAGCAAATGCCCTTCAGACTTCTCAgcaacaacatcaacatcaacatcaacaacaacaacagcatcTTCAGCAACATGCAGCAGCTCTGCAGCCTGCATATTCCAATACTTCTTCTGCTTCAAACAATCTCCTAAACATAAGTAACTTCAGCTCCAATTTCGACCTCACCTCCGGGGCCCCTAATTTCGACCCCATTGTTCAGCTCTCACACCCCTCCcaggaggaagaggaagatgaagaacAGAGCCACAACCCCATTGCATTTACCAATCACATGTTCCGTTAG